From the Acetonema longum DSM 6540 genome, one window contains:
- a CDS encoding DASS family sodium-coupled anion symporter, producing MGNKVVRGILCILIGLVLWLMPGPEGVKPAAWNLLAIFAATIAACILQPVAMGTASVIGLTAVVLTGVLTPGQALEGFSNTVIWLIVSAFMFSRGFIKTGLGRRIAFILMRRFGDSSLKLAYTMAATDFIVAPFTPSNTARGGGIIYPVVRSLCTAFESEPGPTAGRVGKFLIFSAYNSVIISAAVFLTGASNNVVVIKLTQELFGQTISWTQWFLACIVPGLAATILIPYVLYKIYPPELKKTPQAQDIAQKELAQMGLMRQSEKTLLVIFTGALILWATSSMTGIDSAFVALLGLACMLITKVLDWDDVLGEKGAWDVLVWMGVLVNMAAYLAKFGLIAWFATLVGAQLGGISWFGVVVLLSVVYTFMHYGFASNTAHVMALFGAFATVAIAAGAPVIMTAILLGVLANTCSTLTHYACGVSPIFFGSGYITQGEWWRIGFILSAIHLVLWMGIGLPWMKVIGIW from the coding sequence TTGGGCAATAAAGTAGTAAGAGGCATTCTGTGTATTCTTATTGGTCTTGTTCTTTGGCTGATGCCTGGTCCTGAAGGAGTAAAGCCGGCGGCGTGGAATCTGTTGGCAATTTTTGCGGCTACCATTGCCGCCTGTATTCTGCAGCCGGTGGCCATGGGGACAGCCTCAGTGATCGGGTTGACAGCAGTGGTTTTGACCGGCGTCCTGACCCCGGGACAGGCACTGGAAGGCTTTAGCAATACGGTCATTTGGCTGATCGTATCGGCGTTTATGTTTTCCCGGGGGTTCATTAAGACAGGATTAGGCCGGCGCATTGCGTTTATCCTTATGCGCCGGTTTGGCGACAGTTCGTTGAAATTAGCCTATACAATGGCGGCAACCGATTTTATCGTCGCCCCTTTTACCCCGTCGAATACGGCGCGGGGCGGCGGGATCATCTATCCGGTTGTCCGCAGCTTATGCACGGCTTTTGAATCCGAACCGGGTCCGACAGCCGGGAGGGTGGGGAAATTTTTAATCTTCAGCGCCTATAACAGCGTCATTATCTCAGCGGCGGTATTTTTAACCGGCGCCTCCAACAACGTTGTGGTCATCAAGCTGACGCAGGAGCTGTTTGGTCAGACAATAAGCTGGACCCAATGGTTTCTGGCCTGTATCGTGCCGGGCCTTGCCGCTACCATTCTTATTCCTTATGTCCTTTATAAAATTTACCCGCCGGAATTGAAGAAAACCCCGCAAGCGCAGGACATTGCGCAAAAAGAATTAGCGCAAATGGGCCTGATGCGCCAAAGTGAAAAAACCCTGTTGGTCATTTTTACGGGGGCTCTGATCCTTTGGGCTACCAGCAGCATGACCGGCATTGATTCCGCCTTTGTGGCGCTGCTCGGTTTGGCATGTATGCTGATAACTAAAGTTCTTGACTGGGATGATGTGCTGGGGGAAAAAGGAGCCTGGGATGTTCTGGTCTGGATGGGCGTGTTGGTTAATATGGCAGCCTATCTTGCCAAGTTTGGCCTCATTGCCTGGTTTGCCACATTAGTCGGAGCGCAGCTGGGAGGAATCTCCTGGTTTGGCGTTGTCGTTCTTCTCTCTGTCGTCTATACGTTTATGCATTACGGGTTTGCCAGTAATACGGCGCATGTAATGGCGCTGTTTGGTGCTTTTGCCACAGTTGCGATAGCGGCCGGGGCACCGGTGATCATGACCGCTATTTTGCTGGGGGTGCTTGCCAATACCTGCTCGACGCTGACTCATTATGCCTGCGGCGTATCGCCGATTTTCTTTGGATCAGGCTATATAACCCAAGGCGAGTGGTGGCGCATCGGTTTCATCCTTTCCGCGATACACCTGGTTCTGTGGATGGGAATCGGCCTGCCGTGGATGAAAGTAATTGGAATATGGTAA
- a CDS encoding sensor histidine kinase — protein sequence MGKNKLALLLMLLLVPLAGELKFCPFDGQFSSFRVSFGSPTFLFFLLWLRNISYIYLGLLTGAAVLLFRIALDLASSDTALAVTFSLRFPAFFYYVAYAAIFQLVRNKQLYNQPLHIGIIAIFAELIASFVELMLTLQYSNAAVLFTVPIVGKIVIIAVIRNFFILSFFFITNLRHAEIIIEQQREKNQHLLLLISGLYEEVVHLAKSLQNAETVTRNCYHVYESLLSSQSAFDKSRLAQNILEIAGQVHDIKKDNQRIFAGLTQLISDGKLRDYMPAQDLADMIVQSHQKYARSLNKEIAFTIKMESGLPQLHVYTVLSLVNNLVSNAVESIKNTGDIKISFSRSGESLSLRVADNGPGIPPKKRNLIFKPGYTTKFDLSGKPSTGMGLPYIKELAAHLHGSIDLETNPHETVFIIQLPLQNLTKEG from the coding sequence ATGGGTAAAAACAAGCTTGCTTTATTGTTAATGCTTCTCCTCGTGCCTCTGGCCGGGGAGCTTAAGTTTTGCCCTTTTGATGGTCAGTTCAGTTCTTTCCGCGTTAGTTTCGGATCACCGACGTTCTTGTTTTTCTTATTATGGCTAAGGAATATTTCCTACATCTATTTGGGCCTGCTGACGGGCGCGGCCGTCCTCCTGTTTCGTATCGCCCTGGACTTGGCCAGCAGCGATACCGCTTTAGCCGTCACCTTTTCGCTCCGGTTTCCGGCTTTTTTCTATTACGTGGCATATGCCGCCATTTTCCAGTTGGTAAGAAATAAACAATTATATAATCAGCCTCTGCATATTGGAATCATCGCTATCTTTGCCGAACTTATCGCCAGTTTTGTCGAGCTCATGCTGACTTTACAATACTCAAATGCGGCTGTTTTATTTACCGTTCCCATTGTCGGTAAAATCGTCATTATTGCCGTCATACGCAACTTTTTTATCCTAAGTTTCTTTTTTATCACAAATCTGCGCCATGCCGAAATCATCATAGAGCAGCAGCGGGAAAAAAATCAGCACCTGCTGCTGCTGATTTCCGGTCTGTATGAAGAAGTCGTTCATCTTGCCAAATCGCTGCAAAATGCGGAAACCGTCACCCGGAACTGCTATCATGTATACGAAAGCCTTCTCAGCAGCCAGTCAGCATTTGACAAGAGCCGGTTAGCACAAAACATACTGGAGATTGCCGGTCAAGTCCACGACATCAAAAAGGACAATCAGCGAATCTTCGCCGGACTCACCCAGCTAATATCGGATGGAAAACTGCGCGACTACATGCCCGCTCAGGACTTGGCGGATATGATCGTGCAGTCACACCAAAAGTATGCCCGCTCCCTGAACAAGGAAATTGCCTTTACGATTAAGATGGAAAGCGGACTGCCGCAGCTTCATGTATATACCGTTTTGTCACTCGTCAATAATCTGGTATCCAATGCTGTGGAATCGATTAAAAATACCGGGGACATCAAGATATCCTTTTCCCGGTCCGGTGAGTCCCTCTCTCTGCGTGTGGCCGATAACGGCCCGGGTATTCCGCCAAAAAAAAGAAACCTGATTTTCAAACCAGGTTATACGACTAAATTCGATCTGTCCGGCAAGCCCTCAACCGGCATGGGCCTGCCTTATATCAAGGAATTGGCCGCTCATTTGCACGGCAGCATTGACCTGGAAACCAATCCGCATGAAACCGTGTTTATCATACAGCTCCCGCTGCAAAACTTGACAAAGGAAGGGTAA